One window from the genome of Pedobacter schmidteae encodes:
- a CDS encoding M1 family metallopeptidase, which produces MKKSLFILFIFCSSVVFAQEKYWQQHVRYQIDVALNDQEKSLKGFEKIVYKNNSPSSLNFIWFHIWPNAYKNENTALFHQLKNDTARASKLEKYTYGSIEGLNFKVNGKVAATEKHPNPQYIDVIKLKLPSPLKPGDSVAITTDFKVKLPSYFSRSGFADGEFMVCQWYPKPAVFDKNGWHEFPYLDMGEFYSDYASFDVNITVPSDYIVGATGVLQNADELAAYKSIGAKNVADRNAKPVLYVPKNKGGVKKLNYKINNVPDFAWFADKGFVIQYDTLKLESGKVVDAFTYYHNKDTTLWNYSIDYAKDAVKRYSKWIGEYEYPVVQVVEGPKNNSSGGMEYPTITLITSPDAKKESLDGVIAHEVGHNWFMSMLGSNERQHAWQDEGLNTYFQFRYEAEKYRYNSIFGDAIPIEVQALPVDKFLNAIYGALSGIPMESAIDVPSDQFKTSDDYSTASYLKTALWLYVLEDGIGRDKMDNAFKLYFKLWNGKHPQPSDLKAAFEQSLGVNLDKYFELLHKAGKFQ; this is translated from the coding sequence ATATTTTGCAGTTCCGTTGTTTTTGCCCAGGAAAAATACTGGCAACAGCATGTCCGCTATCAGATAGATGTGGCCCTGAACGATCAGGAAAAATCTCTTAAAGGGTTTGAAAAGATTGTTTATAAAAATAATTCTCCTTCGAGCCTTAATTTTATCTGGTTTCACATTTGGCCTAATGCCTATAAAAATGAAAATACAGCCTTGTTCCATCAGTTAAAGAATGATACTGCAAGGGCTTCCAAGCTGGAGAAGTATACTTATGGTAGTATTGAGGGATTGAACTTTAAAGTGAACGGCAAAGTTGCTGCTACAGAGAAACATCCAAATCCGCAATATATAGATGTAATTAAGCTTAAGTTGCCATCTCCTTTGAAACCGGGTGATTCGGTGGCTATTACTACCGATTTTAAAGTGAAATTGCCTTCTTATTTTTCGAGATCAGGCTTTGCCGACGGGGAATTTATGGTTTGCCAGTGGTATCCAAAACCTGCGGTATTTGACAAAAATGGCTGGCACGAGTTTCCATATCTGGATATGGGCGAGTTTTATAGCGATTATGCATCTTTTGATGTGAACATTACGGTGCCTTCCGATTACATCGTTGGTGCAACAGGCGTTTTGCAGAATGCAGATGAACTAGCCGCTTATAAAAGTATCGGTGCAAAAAATGTAGCGGATAGAAATGCAAAGCCTGTGTTGTATGTGCCGAAAAACAAGGGCGGGGTTAAAAAACTGAACTATAAAATCAACAATGTGCCCGACTTTGCCTGGTTTGCAGATAAAGGTTTCGTGATTCAGTACGATACCCTAAAACTGGAGTCGGGGAAAGTAGTTGATGCATTTACCTATTATCACAATAAAGACACCACTTTGTGGAATTATAGCATTGATTACGCCAAAGATGCAGTAAAGCGTTATAGTAAGTGGATTGGCGAGTATGAATATCCGGTAGTTCAGGTGGTTGAGGGGCCAAAAAACAATTCAAGTGGTGGAATGGAGTATCCAACCATTACACTGATTACCAGTCCGGATGCTAAAAAAGAATCTTTAGATGGGGTAATAGCGCATGAGGTAGGCCATAACTGGTTTATGAGTATGTTGGGGAGTAACGAAAGGCAGCATGCCTGGCAGGATGAAGGGCTGAACACTTATTTCCAGTTTAGATATGAAGCGGAAAAATACAGGTATAACTCGATATTTGGTGATGCGATTCCGATTGAAGTTCAGGCTTTACCGGTGGATAAATTTTTAAATGCCATTTACGGCGCTTTGAGTGGTATTCCTATGGAGTCGGCCATTGATGTGCCTTCAGATCAATTTAAAACATCAGATGACTATAGTACAGCTTCGTATTTAAAAACGGCTTTGTGGTTATATGTGCTGGAAGATGGAATAGGAAGGGACAAAATGGATAATGCCTTTAAATTGTATTTTAAACTTTGGAATGGAAAACATCCTCAGCCTTCTGATTTGAAGGCCGCCTTTGAGCAATCACTTGGTGTGAACCTCGATAAGTATTTTGAGTTGCTGCATAAGGCGGGCAAGTTTCAGTAA
- the xrtY gene encoding exosortase Y — MQYPAASYRFLITFILMFLMFYGFHLCIIGITSPGRLYSSFLDQHFNYIKTWRQFSISATASILKMMGYTVFTTETTLKVHGHAGFKLVYSCLGYGIMSCFASFVLSFPKPWLSRFIFLVLGLATIQILNIIRFTLISIYYKPQVTILQANHHDLFNYTLYTILLLIVYLWLQFPQTKKRNQQQFY; from the coding sequence ATGCAATACCCAGCAGCCTCCTATCGATTCCTAATTACCTTTATACTTATGTTCTTAATGTTTTATGGATTTCACCTATGCATTATTGGAATAACCAGTCCAGGCCGACTATACTCTTCTTTCCTGGATCAACATTTTAATTACATCAAAACCTGGCGACAATTCAGCATTTCGGCAACAGCCAGCATCCTAAAAATGATGGGTTACACTGTCTTCACAACTGAAACCACCTTAAAAGTACATGGACACGCAGGGTTTAAACTGGTATATTCCTGCCTCGGATATGGCATCATGAGCTGCTTTGCAAGCTTTGTACTATCCTTTCCAAAGCCCTGGCTTTCAAGGTTCATCTTCCTTGTACTGGGATTAGCCACCATACAGATATTGAACATTATCCGGTTTACATTGATTTCAATATATTATAAACCACAGGTAACGATCCTCCAGGCAAACCACCACGATCTTTTCAACTATACCTTATATACTATACTCCTGCTTATCGTTTACCTCTGGCTGCAGTTCCCCCAAACAAAAAAGCGAAACCAGCAACAGTTTTACTGA
- the gap gene encoding type I glyceraldehyde-3-phosphate dehydrogenase yields MKLAINGFGRIGRIFLRTAIARNINVVAINDLGDPATLAHLFKYDTVHRGFKGEVSYEENGLIINGKKILVYSKAKPEDLPWADLGIDLVLESTGKFTSRAGAELHLKAGAKQVLISAPSADKDVPMVVLGVNDGEIDLTAPILSNASCTTNNVAPMVKILDDNWGILDGYITTVHSMTGDQNLHDSPHKDLRRARAASASIIPTSTGAAKAITNIFPHLEGKLGGAGIRVPVLNGSLTDFTCILKSSTTTAEINKAFKNAAKNEMNAIVEYTEDPIVSVDILDNSHSCIFDAQLTSIVGDLVKVVGWYDNESGYSARLVDLVQKIAVNHD; encoded by the coding sequence ATGAAATTAGCAATTAATGGTTTTGGAAGAATAGGACGTATTTTTTTACGTACTGCGATAGCGAGAAACATCAATGTTGTGGCTATAAATGACCTGGGCGATCCGGCAACTTTAGCACACCTTTTTAAATATGATACGGTTCACCGTGGATTTAAAGGTGAAGTAAGCTATGAGGAAAATGGGCTGATCATTAATGGAAAGAAAATTCTGGTATACAGTAAAGCTAAGCCTGAGGATTTGCCCTGGGCAGATTTAGGTATTGATCTGGTTTTGGAATCGACCGGTAAATTTACAAGTCGCGCAGGTGCTGAACTTCATTTAAAAGCTGGTGCTAAGCAGGTATTGATATCAGCTCCCTCAGCTGATAAAGATGTGCCGATGGTTGTGCTTGGTGTAAATGACGGGGAGATAGATTTGACTGCTCCTATACTTTCAAATGCTTCCTGCACCACCAACAATGTGGCACCAATGGTAAAAATACTGGATGATAACTGGGGAATACTGGATGGTTATATTACTACGGTACACTCTATGACGGGTGATCAGAACCTGCACGATTCGCCGCATAAAGATTTGAGAAGGGCAAGGGCTGCTTCTGCATCTATTATTCCAACCAGTACTGGTGCTGCTAAAGCCATTACCAATATTTTTCCTCATCTGGAGGGGAAATTGGGCGGTGCTGGTATAAGAGTGCCGGTGTTAAATGGTTCTTTGACTGATTTTACCTGTATTTTGAAGTCGTCCACTACTACTGCCGAAATCAATAAGGCTTTTAAAAATGCGGCCAAAAATGAGATGAATGCTATAGTGGAATATACGGAAGACCCGATTGTTTCCGTTGATATTCTGGATAACTCGCATTCCTGTATTTTTGATGCACAACTGACCTCAATTGTGGGTGATCTGGTAAAGGTGGTGGGGTGGTATGACAATGAGTCGGGGTATTCGGCCAGATTGGTTGATCTGGTTCAAAAAATAGCAGTTAATCATGATTAA
- a CDS encoding GNAT family N-acetyltransferase, with protein MIKYITTQDTLDLRNRVLRNNAGVEKCVFDTDETQGNFHLGCFVEGKLISIATFYPEDYEGAGVGGFRLRGMATDPDFSGKGYGADLIKFAINKLRSVNASYIWCHARSSAIGFYKKLDFEVISEEFEVTGIGPHFIMIRTIS; from the coding sequence ATGATTAAATATATCACAACACAAGACACTCTCGATTTGAGGAATAGGGTGCTGAGAAATAATGCAGGTGTTGAGAAATGTGTTTTTGATACGGATGAAACACAGGGTAATTTTCACCTGGGATGTTTTGTGGAGGGTAAGTTAATTTCTATTGCTACTTTTTATCCTGAAGATTATGAGGGGGCTGGTGTTGGAGGTTTCCGTTTACGAGGGATGGCAACAGATCCTGATTTTTCCGGTAAAGGCTATGGTGCCGATCTGATAAAATTTGCAATTAATAAGCTGAGATCTGTTAATGCTTCTTATATTTGGTGTCATGCGCGGAGTTCCGCGATTGGTTTTTATAAAAAGCTGGATTTTGAGGTCATCTCGGAGGAATTTGAGGTGACGGGGATAGGACCGCATTTTATAATGATCAGAACCATTTCATAA
- a CDS encoding phosphoglycerate kinase yields the protein MRTIDQCNFKDKKALVRVDFNVPLDKDFNITDDKRMRAALPTINKILNDGGAVILMSHLGRPKGGPEDKYSLKHILGDLSRMLDLEVKFANDCVGAEAVEKAKNLVPGQVLLLENLRFYAEEEKGDRDFAEKLAKLGNVYVNDAFGTAHRAHASTAIVAEFFPAEKYFGYLMAEELKNAEKVNHGADKPFTAIMGGAKVSDKILLIESLLEKVDNLIIGGGMAYTFAKAAGGEIGTSLLEEDRMALCLELVEKAKAKGVNLYLPLDTVIADKFDNEANKGTVDTGAIPADWMGLDIGPKTIELFSKVIAGSKTLLWNGPMGVFEMANFEQGTRAIADAVVAATQQNGAFSLIGGGDSAAAIAKFNLEDKVSYVSTGGGALLEYMEGKELPGVKAIND from the coding sequence ATGAGAACAATTGATCAATGCAATTTCAAGGATAAAAAGGCTTTAGTGCGGGTGGATTTTAACGTCCCTTTGGATAAAGATTTTAACATTACGGATGATAAAAGAATGCGTGCAGCATTGCCTACTATCAATAAAATATTGAATGACGGTGGTGCGGTGATCCTGATGTCTCATTTGGGGCGACCGAAAGGCGGGCCTGAAGATAAATACTCTTTGAAGCATATTCTAGGCGACTTGTCGAGGATGCTTGATCTGGAAGTGAAATTTGCGAATGACTGTGTGGGCGCTGAAGCAGTGGAAAAAGCAAAAAACCTGGTACCTGGTCAGGTTTTATTGTTAGAGAATCTAAGATTTTATGCCGAAGAAGAAAAAGGTGATCGTGATTTTGCCGAAAAATTGGCAAAATTGGGTAATGTATATGTAAATGATGCTTTTGGAACAGCGCACCGTGCACATGCATCTACAGCTATTGTTGCTGAGTTTTTTCCTGCGGAAAAATATTTCGGCTATCTAATGGCTGAGGAATTGAAAAATGCTGAAAAGGTAAACCATGGTGCGGATAAACCTTTTACAGCTATTATGGGTGGCGCTAAGGTGTCGGACAAAATATTGCTGATTGAAAGCTTATTGGAAAAAGTAGATAACCTGATCATTGGTGGCGGTATGGCTTATACTTTTGCTAAAGCCGCTGGTGGCGAGATTGGTACTTCGTTATTGGAGGAAGATAGAATGGCCTTGTGTTTGGAATTGGTAGAGAAAGCTAAAGCAAAAGGAGTAAACCTGTATTTGCCATTGGATACTGTTATTGCAGATAAGTTTGACAATGAGGCAAATAAAGGGACGGTTGATACGGGTGCAATTCCTGCGGATTGGATGGGATTGGATATTGGTCCTAAGACAATTGAATTGTTTTCAAAAGTGATTGCCGGTTCTAAAACATTGCTTTGGAATGGTCCGATGGGGGTGTTTGAGATGGCGAATTTTGAGCAGGGCACGCGTGCAATTGCGGATGCCGTTGTAGCGGCTACTCAGCAAAATGGTGCTTTCTCTTTAATTGGTGGTGGCGATTCTGCTGCGGCGATTGCCAAATTTAATTTAGAGGACAAGGTGAGTTATGTTTCTACCGGTGGTGGAGCCTTGCTTGAATATATGGAAGGTAAGGAGTTGCCTGGTGTTAAGGCAATTAATGACTAA
- the mraZ gene encoding division/cell wall cluster transcriptional repressor MraZ, protein MVQLLGEFDCKLDAKGRLMVPSNLKKQLPNVEDEGLVINRGFEKHLVLYPKKVWESMVEEMSKLNQYEPKTRAFVRYFTRGATYLALDATGRVNLPKSLLESVGIEISDDLVLACQIDKVEVWSKKAYEALFDDEPEDFAILAQEVMGNKNRRGDGE, encoded by the coding sequence ATGGTTCAACTGTTAGGAGAATTTGATTGTAAATTGGATGCGAAAGGCCGCTTGATGGTTCCTTCGAATCTGAAAAAACAATTGCCTAATGTTGAGGATGAGGGACTTGTGATAAACCGCGGTTTTGAGAAGCATTTGGTGCTTTATCCAAAAAAAGTGTGGGAAAGCATGGTGGAGGAGATGAGTAAGTTGAACCAGTACGAACCAAAAACCAGAGCGTTTGTTCGTTATTTTACCCGCGGTGCGACATATTTAGCGCTTGATGCGACCGGAAGGGTGAATTTACCTAAGTCTTTATTGGAATCTGTGGGCATTGAAATCAGTGACGATCTGGTGTTGGCTTGTCAGATTGATAAGGTGGAGGTTTGGTCTAAGAAAGCTTATGAAGCTTTGTTTGATGACGAGCCTGAAGATTTTGCAATTCTTGCCCAGGAAGTGATGGGTAATAAAAACAGGAGGGGTGATGGAGAGTAA
- the rsmH gene encoding 16S rRNA (cytosine(1402)-N(4))-methyltransferase RsmH, producing the protein MESNYHVPVLLKECMEGLNIKPDGVYVDVTFGGGGHSREILKKLGKDGVLIAFDQDPDAQRNKIDDPRFHFVDQNFAFLKNNLRLLGFKAVDGILADLGVSSHQFNEPERGFSTRFDAALDMRMDKQGALTAADVLNTYSEDQLHKIFGIYGEVKNAKSLARAIVTGRVDRPVLTLVDFKAVAAAYIPKGKEHKYMAQVFQALRIEVNAEMKVLEDFLVQTADVIKSGGRLVVMSYHSLEDRPVKNFIAKGKFRGEVDKDFFGNEQKPFKVITRKAIVADELELQQNSRARSAKLRVGEKI; encoded by the coding sequence ATGGAGAGTAATTATCATGTTCCTGTTTTGTTGAAAGAATGTATGGAGGGTTTAAATATTAAGCCTGATGGAGTATATGTGGATGTGACTTTTGGTGGTGGCGGACATTCTCGTGAGATACTTAAAAAATTGGGTAAGGATGGTGTGTTGATTGCTTTTGATCAGGATCCTGATGCGCAAAGAAATAAAATTGACGACCCACGTTTTCATTTTGTAGATCAGAATTTTGCTTTTCTTAAAAATAATCTCCGTTTGCTGGGTTTTAAAGCTGTAGATGGTATTTTGGCTGATTTAGGCGTTTCTTCTCATCAGTTTAATGAGCCGGAAAGGGGGTTTTCTACCCGTTTTGATGCGGCGTTGGATATGCGGATGGATAAGCAGGGTGCGCTTACTGCTGCTGATGTTTTGAATACTTATTCGGAAGATCAGTTGCATAAAATATTTGGTATATACGGAGAGGTTAAAAATGCGAAGTCTTTGGCAAGGGCAATTGTGACTGGGCGTGTTGATCGGCCAGTTTTGACACTCGTTGATTTTAAAGCGGTTGCTGCTGCTTATATTCCGAAAGGTAAGGAGCATAAATATATGGCGCAGGTTTTTCAGGCTTTGCGTATTGAGGTAAATGCAGAGATGAAGGTGCTGGAGGATTTTTTGGTGCAGACTGCAGATGTTATAAAGAGTGGTGGTCGTTTGGTGGTGATGTCTTATCACTCGCTGGAGGACAGGCCAGTTAAGAATTTTATCGCAAAGGGAAAGTTTAGAGGTGAGGTGGATAAGGATTTTTTCGGTAATGAGCAAAAGCCTTTTAAGGTGATTACCAGAAAGGCTATTGTGGCGGATGAGTTGGAGTTGCAACAGAATAGCCGGGCAAGGAGTGCCAAATTAAGAGTGGGGGAAAAGATATGA
- a CDS encoding FtsL-like putative cell division protein has product MNNRFRERIEEEPELEEEEVAPKLKSKPKTEATESGNAFFKKLFTEGVVSKEAATEMLPFLIFISVLCMLYIANSHMAVKNIRNIDKLNKEVKELSWEYKSLKADLMFKSKLTEVAKKVDTLGIKELTEPPKKIVINSNEY; this is encoded by the coding sequence ATGAACAACAGGTTTAGAGAGCGCATCGAAGAGGAGCCGGAATTAGAGGAGGAGGAAGTAGCGCCTAAGCTAAAATCTAAACCTAAAACTGAGGCGACGGAGAGTGGTAATGCTTTTTTTAAAAAGCTGTTTACCGAAGGAGTGGTAAGTAAAGAGGCTGCAACGGAGATGTTGCCGTTTTTGATATTTATTTCGGTTTTGTGTATGCTGTATATCGCGAACAGTCATATGGCAGTGAAGAATATCAGAAATATTGACAAGTTAAATAAAGAAGTAAAAGAGCTGAGTTGGGAATATAAATCGCTGAAGGCTGACCTGATGTTTAAGAGTAAGTTGACGGAAGTAGCAAAGAAAGTAGATACGTTGGGGATTAAGGAACTGACTGAGCCGCCTAAAAAAATTGTAATAAACAGTAATGAATATTAG